Within Vigna unguiculata cultivar IT97K-499-35 chromosome 2, ASM411807v1, whole genome shotgun sequence, the genomic segment CCTTTAATGACTCTTTCACATTGCTATCTTAGTGTGATGATTGCAATCACCTTTGCAAGCTAGACAAAGGGAATCACAAGTGTGAACATTGTCACAAGCTCAATCATAGAATTGACTGATGTAATGCCTTACATGGTCATCCTCCTCAATTTGCTCCCTTGCAACCATCTGACTTGGGTCTCACTTCATCTGAAGGACAACTTGATATCTTCAAGGAATTTCTCCAATGATATAAGGATCGTCAGAACTCTAGTTTCATGCTTCTATTGCACACATTGGTACATCATTTGCTAGTCTCACTCACTCCAACTATCTTGACACTGGGCTCTAGACTCCGGTGCCAAAGATCACATTActgacaataatttttttttctcttcttttctgtCCACTTCAAGTTATTTACGTTTTGTTACCATGGTCAATGGCTCTAGGGCCTCCTCACACAGTGTTGGTACTATTTGTCTTCTTCCTTCTCTATctatcaataatattattaatgttctaGGGTCTCCATTTAACTTATTATCCCTAACTCGGCTCACCCACTCTCTTGATTGTATTATCTCTTTTaccaaatattttgtttgtttacaaGACTGGAGTTTCGGTCGGATGATTGACACCAAATATGAGTCTCATGgtctatatttattatatgcAGACATCTACACATGTTGGATCGATATTGGATTCTCCCTCTCTCATCCTTGCTAAGTTGGGATATCCTAGCCTTGCCAAGATGCAACAACTTGTTCCACATACTTTGTTCACAATTGTTTCTCTCCTTCTCTTAAccattatttaatttcaaaagatGTCACCTTCACCaagttttctttttactttaagTTCAATCTTTCTATTGATGTGCTTCCATGTGACGAAGTCATTATCCCAGTTATATATAATCCTCTTGTTGTGTCTAGTGTACCTCTAGATCCCACACCTCCACAGACTCTTCAAGTGTATCGTCGACAAGTTCCCCATTGTCCACCAGATGACTCTCTGCTAGTGCCAACTCCTCCTATGTTTCCTAGACCTCTACAACAATGGATCCTACAACAGATTCACTGGAGATACACTTGGCTGCATGAGAATGTTGCAAAATTTGCAATATCATTTGTTGTTCTTCTCTAGTGCACCTCACCATAGAGGATAGCATTGTTGTCGAACATCTTTCTCTTGCTATAGGAACCATGTCGAAGTTTCAGGTGCTTTCGCTTGTTGAACCAACTTTCCAATTCGGTCCCCACCTTCATGTTCTACAATTTGTTGCGAAGCTTGAAGCTCATGTTCAATTCCCTCATAGAATTTTTGGCACTGGAAGGTGGGGAATGCGACAGTGTTTTGGAGGTTTTGAATATAAAAGAGAATTGCATTGTGCACGTACGGTTTCTCTTGCAGTTGACCCCCTTGACGACATCATTGAAGACCCCTCACCTTTCTGGAAACATCTTTAGCGGTTCTCTAGCAATAGAAAGGTGGTCGGGCATTGGGAGGTTAAGGAATTATTGATCCTGggttataaaattatagaattataaaatgataaaactataAAGTtagaaagttataaaattataaaccaaATTATAAAGTTACACGTAGCAATAACTAAACAAGGTGAAAAGATAAGGAAACAGTCACATCACCTAGTTAACTGCCATATCACCTAATTAGAAAAATCTAACATTAGGGACTCAATCAAAAAGTTCCcactttatttgatttaatctgCACGGCAATTTACATTCCAGTTCTGCATTTTAATCTTCTGGTTTTAGTAATGTTCATCTTCCATATTTTGCTCGTTGCACATTTCTCTTTTTAGTCAAATTCTGTTTTGTTGTTGCAATCATTAATACACTAAGTTTACTGCATTTTACTTGTCTTTAATTCCTAACTGCTCCATTCTAGTTCCCTTTGCAACTTCCATTTCAATGTCACAATCTCTGTTAACATTCCCATTTTAGTTGAACTTTTGATTATAACTTTACAGCTTTCATTTCATTATGGTCCttgcattttaaatttttccagcttttagtttttatttgtcactgcatttgaatttgaaaatccctaaaatcttcattttaatACAATCAATGAACTCATTGCACCAGCATTCCTTGGACTGACCTAGATTGACCTCTATGCTGCATCAGTAAGGGGCTAACttagttttgtttgaaaaagCTTATGTGGCTGAGTTTTGTTCAGTTATACACAAATTTTTGGGTTAGGACTACGatgaaattttttcttaaatcgcAAAGATGGCCTTTATTAGCTTATTCATAGCCATGGTTGCTCTTCAACATTGGCCTCTTGAATGTCAAAAATGCTACATAAGTATGTTTTGTCTCGTGAATTGAATAGCTTCGTTGTTGGCTAAACACAGTTCATCATATTCCTTCTTAGTTTCTCTCTTCTCAACGGAATGTTTGGCCCGTCTTTTCCTTTTAAGGAGAAAACAAGCCAAAAAATAGTTGGTCCAAACACTACCTTAGAGTGCATGTTTGAACTCCTATGATTTGTTATGACAACCTCAGCTTCATGGCTTTGAGTCACAATCTTATTCCACATTCCAGGACCAAACACATGGACCTATACATTTGTTACGGGAGAAGGTTCTGGATAAGTTACTGGGGGTATTTCATGTTCCATCTCAAGATCATCAATCATATATACCCACTAAGCCATTTTCCATACATTATTCTATGACCTAAGAGATAAACCCAGTGCCTAGTTTCTCAGTTTCGAAGCACTTAGAGCCTGAAGGGGGAATAATAGTATATAATTTTGTTCTCCACATGTGCCAGTAGCTTAGTCAACTCCTAGGTTGCTTATATCAGTTGCTATATCcagaacataataaaaaatggaaCTTACAAGTACCTAATTATAAAAAGGATGGTGTATGACGATTCTAGCATTATTACTAGTGGGATAGGGCTATTACTTGGCCAAATTTGGTATGTTATGGGATTTTACTACTTACATCCTATCAGTATATTTTCAGTTCATTAATCTTAACCTTCTTTTCTAACTCTAACCTACTATCACGAACCATACTAAAATTCAGTGaaactgaaataaaaattctatttgAATACTAGTCTTCGTTACAAAAATCTACCTTATCAAACTGTAGTTAGGGAACATGTGCATAGCTTTTTTCAGATGAGCAACTCCACTCCGAATGTCAAGGCTATCAGACTCATTTTTCACCTGTCCAAACCATACAATGACATTTTTCCATGTTATCTTCTTGATGGTTGAGTAAGGAAACAGGAAGAATCAAAATTAAGAGGCAAAAAGATACCAGTTTACTTAGTGCTATTAAAAGGTGCATCCCAGCAATTTCTTCATAATATTTGAGGAAATATCGGCTACCAGTGACAACAAATTCAAGACGATTTTGTCCATCAAGAGCATGGATAGCTGACATGACAAAACTAACTTTTGAACTTTGCAATAGATCCTTTGGCATTTTCACAATGCTAGTGATAACGGCATCCAGTCCACAAATGTAATATACTAATCTACAAATGAAACAAATGGATGTTGCCACAGAAGTCCTTTGCATAGAAGACAGAGTTACAGCAAGGCTTCTGGCTACCGTGAGAGCCAAATCATTTTTACCAAGTTGCCACAAAGAGAAAGCATATACTTGTAAACCTTCTTCATCAAGTGCCCctaaaaatatatcatacaaTGGtgtcaaaaaaaaatgaaaattcaaataaattttcacGCCACTCTCTCTCAAAACATCCttcacaaagaaaaaaaggtaaataaataaatatagactAAAACCTACACAAAACATCCCCAAATCACATTATTTACATTTGGCACAGTTCAATCTAACACAGCTTTGATTCACTTCGTAAATCATTCTTATTAATTATGAAGAGAAAAAAGTTAGCAAAGATATcatgaatgaaattaattttggcAAGAGTTAGTTAACATTCAAACCCAATAGTTGTAtgatatataaaacaattaaattgaaGAACCCTAACAGGTAAATTGCAAAATCTAGATCTAAACCTTCTTTATTCAAATTTTCACATTCCTGCAAAGCATCAGCCGCATTCCCTGCCTGTATCAAATAGAAAACATTAGTGAATATCACTTAGGGTTTTCAGAGACACAAGATTGAGAGATCTTTAGTATAGTTCACCTTAGAAAGCGATCTGGCCAAATTGATTGATATGTCCCTCATATGTGTGTTTTGAATATTCCATGAGCCAATGTTAAATGCATGTCGTGCTAACCTATAAAATGTAGCAGCAGACTTATAATCATTTCGAGCCTCACAAACCAGCCCATACAAATTATGGGATTCAGGATAGTGAGGAGAATGCTGCACAGCCTGCTGAATGGCTCCAAAAACCTGTGATGAGTAACAGCATTGACATGAATTTCAATGTAGGCAGTGTCTTCAAAAGAAGCACCACCACAGAAAGTCACCAATCTTCAATATAATCTAACCTGTGAAGATGAGAGATGTCCACTCAACAAAGCAAGCTTAGTGAGCCCAAGTTGGAATTCAGCTAACTGCAtagtaattgaaaaaaaaaattattgcaaCAATCCAACACATACCAGAGAAAAAATTAGGGCTAAAATAATGTATCTGataatttcttcttttccaTCCTAGATATGTACCACAAACATTCTCACATTCAACTACAACATCAATGACAAATATACACCAAATCCTAATAACAGGACTATATGTTGGTGTATGGATGTATGTATGAATATCAATACATTTCATGTTAACTAATAGGAATTAGTAAATTACAGGCATTATCTGCACAGCCCGTGAACAACTCTCAAATGCCTCATCTGATTCAAGCTCCCTACTGTACAAAGACGACATATGGTTAGAAAATCGGTAAACTAATTTACATATagtttaaactaaatttaacatGCTATTACTACATGAtgatacaaaaaaatatatgaaataggAAATATACCTCATACAAGACTCGACTGACATGCTTGCCCATGGCAATGCAAGGCCAGGATCAATACTTCTAGCACGATCAAACATTTGTCTTGCCAATTGCTTTTCATCAGCTTTACGATATAGCTGAACACATTAAGACGAACACAAGCTAAGAAAATTGCACCAAGAACAGTCTCAATGTCTATCATATGATGTTGTGCATCACAATATGTACGAAAGGTACAAAGATTTCCATGATGTTATTCATCCTTCACTAAAAAAGATATAGGTTTCAACTTAAAGAATGTAATTACggcaaaaacaagaaaagaaattcATGATGTTATGCATTTGACAGTTTTGGTGGAAACAATACGTATTAGAAGCTCAATATTGGGTTGGGGAAAACTGACTCTATTTAATCACCAAGGTGAACTGAGAGCGAGTACACAGTGTTAAACTCTACAAAATAGAAAGTCGTTGAGCTGAAATGGTTGTAAGTGTTTTATTCATATTCAGAAAATGAaatcaatacaataaataaaagagatttTGTATACCCTAGTAATAAAGATATGATACGGGAATATGTAAAAAATGTTCCTAATAATAGATATAAGAAAGATATTCCTGATTATAAAAGTTTTTAGTCTTATTTCTATAATTACAACAAACACAAAATGAGCTTTTGAccataataacaaacaaaaggaaggagttgactCTAAAAGAAGACTGGAACATTTATAGCACTTATCATTGAATCAACAGCAGGGACATCAGGTGAGGCCACCCAAGCCCTTTAGACTTTAGAGTTCAGGTGCTTGGGACACTGTTTTGGATGTCACGAGAATAAAGCTAAGCCAGGTCTTATATCTTAGACTAATAGGCAATCACGTCATCCTTATGGAACGGAAGCTTGATATTCATCAACTACAACCATTGACAGAGATTCAATTTGCCATGATACAATGAGGACAGACTAAAGTAACACTGCACAAACAACAATGCTTTGTTTCATTGCCAGGTATGCCACTCACACATAAGATTTAGCAAAGAGTGGAGCCACTCACACATAAGATTTAGCAAAGAGTGGAGCCACTCACATTTTCATgtgtataatttcatttttttggtGGGCAGAGAGGAGTTAGAGCATTGTGACACTAGGTCATATTACACCTAGGAGAGAAATGGGTGCGGTAGCAAGGAATCAATCCCTCAAGTAAGAAGCATTGAGTGCAAAGTAAATCTATTTTGTAATCACCTACATATGTGGCAAAtagtgcagaaagaaaaaaagggatGAGGTTGAACATGAAAGAAGGCAGGAAAAGAGGAGGGGGGTCATAAGACATTGATAGGAAAAGGGATGGCATTAGCAAGAATTTTTGTTCATCAAAAGTgttctaaatttattttcattttctaaaacttttgtTTTGCCATTCTGACAACAACTAATCCCAATTGTTTCCTATCAGTACTggaaatcaattataattattaagtaTCCTTCTCTTTTCTGTCATACCAACTaagaaaagtaattatattGTAGGACCAACAACTAAGGACAATGGAAATTATCAAGTCAGGTTGTTAATGTTTGTTGATGACATCTAACAATACCTTCCCAAGGTATCCCCAAGCAACAGCTAGAGATACATTCAATTGCAATGCTCTGATCAAGGCATGCTGATTTAGCGCGTTATGATCAGACAAACATCCCAACGCCAGCCAGAACTCATAATTGTCACCTTCAAGTAGCAATGCTCCCATTGACATCCTCTTTGCAATCTGCCTGCTTTGACAACTAAGTTAAGGGGAGGGGAGCACTATAGTCAAGGTCATTTGATTGCATAGAACGTACCGTGCATTTATGTCTTGCTTGTAACATTTGTCTAGTGAATTTATAAGATCGGAAGTTACAGCAATGTCAGCATAAATGTTTGCTTGCCATGGAGACAAATGCAAGGCTCGTTGGTATGAAAATTTGGCATCTCTTGCAGCAAAAAAACAGGTCCTCCTCCAAGAATTTATAGAAACACTGAAAGCTTCCTTATTAGATTCCAATTCTAGAACATCATCAATCCAGGGATAGCATCTAGCATATGCAAGCTGCAACAGtccaaaataagataaaattgaataatacaTCAAGTGAAGAAAAATCCATGTCACCATACATATTGTCAAGTATTTACTGCACCACTTCAACAAAAACTacctatagaaaaaaaaaatcaataaaagcTTTTCAGGActgaaaaagtaaataataccTGAATATCAGCAAGTAGTTTCCAAATACATGAGAAGTTTCTGAAAAAATAAGCACTTGCCCTTGCAACCTCAGATGCTTCCTGCAGTCAGTTCAACGATGTTTCCTAAATGTTGTAAAAATGGAACTGTCTAACTTAATAAGAAACAACACAACaaatatcaaaaacaaaaaattgaagagaGAAACCTCTAACAGTGAAGCCCCCCATCTATATGCTCCTAGATTGATGCAGTCTTTTGCCAAACCAAGCAGCCCCAAAGCAAGTCCATATTGTGCAGGCACGCACTGTGGTGAAATCTCCAAAGCTTGTCGAAATTGTTCAACTCCCTTCACGTAGAAAGACTCAGTTTAACATATCATCAATAAATAGTAACAGCTGAACACTAATAGAACAACTTCATCACACATTTGTTAGATACAGTACACTTTAATATTTGTCAAGTATGGGTTAGAGACTATCTTCTGCATTTCCTAGGTGCTATAattgataaattataaaagaactACACATAAGTCCAGCCATAACcaccagaaaaaaaataaatatactaaattCAAAGTCCAACCAGATAATGCTAACTAAAGGCCCTAGAATCCATCCATTAGCTTGTATCAAAGGAAAAATTTTCACAAATGAGGAACTTCTGTTACAATGCCTATATATATTGCAGAATATCAACCAAGAGGTCAGTTATAGATGTCTAACAAATGACAGTTATAAATGACTTTAACAGAAAAGTGCAAGGAAAAAATACGTAACTATTTCTCAAGGATGAAACCAGATTGTATTTCACTATTTGTATGAGAATTCtctataatgaaaacaaatagcCTACATTTTCCAGTCTAACTCTCCTTTGATGTTATGTTGAATCATAGCGCTTAATAACAGAATGAAAAGGAGGAACAAGCTATGAACCAAATGTGATAAAGATATTTCCACTTTCAACCACTGAAAACAACAAAGTCTGATCGGGAAAGGCAACAGGATAATGACTAGTGATTAGTGATTAGCTTAGCGTACCTTGCTAAATGAACCAAGAGTCATAAAGATATTTCCACTTTCAACCAAAGCAAAAACCATGGTATCATCCAACTCAATCGCACGGCCATAAGACTGATGGATAGCCCATAAACAAAAACAGCAATTGGGGGATCAATCTTCCAGATGATTTAAAAGAAATCCAAGCAAAGTGGTACCTTTATAGCTGCAGTAAACCTGCCTAGCCGCTGATAAGCAAGACCCAGGGcctaaaaaacttttaaatactTATCAAAAAAGGCCCAAAGcctaataaaatttacaaatatttataagaaaaatatagggAACGGCAAATTTAATGAAAGAAAAGACTGCTGAAAATTACCTCCCACAAATTAGCACATGTAGGATAGCCTCTGAGGGCATGTTGAAGACTCTGTACAGCTTCACACCATTTCTTTTTGTGAACCtgtaaattattgaataaaaattaataaatggtCAGTCTCAGCCTGAGTTAATTAAAGAGAGGTTTGTTGAGGATATAGACAGATGtcaaaagaattttattttgcAAATTAAATTGTTTGATCTGGCTTTGTAGGAAAAATATGTAGAATGCAGTTGTTAGGCGAGTCTACAGAATACAGAATAGTGTGGTATACAGAAAAGGCGAAAGCTGCCTTAATAAATTCTTGAAAAGTAGAAGAAAtcgaaagaaagaaaaacctgCAAGAAACCCAATCTTCGAAAAGCCCAGAAAGCTCTCGGTGACATTTCAGAAGCTTCCCGGCATACGACCACCTCTAAACTATCATTTCCACCTTGGTCAAGTAAATTGCACAGAACTTCctgatgtgaaaaaaaaaaatgaaaatcagaGTTAAGTGAACGAAAGGAAAATCATCACTTCATTTTTCTACAATGTTGATTATTGAACCTTTCAAATGGAGCAGACTAGAAACTACGAAACTTACCCCAGACTCAGAATCATCGGGATTGAGAACAACTGCTCGTTGGTAACACTTAATAGCTCTCTGGGTATCAAGGGAAACGTTGGCGTAATAATGACCTAGATATTTGAAAGATATTCCATTCTTAGGGTTTAATTTGGCCGATTGGATAAAATGTTCAGCCGCTTTTTCCTtcccttcttctcctttttcccaCAAGAACACACCCTGAATCATAGtttataacaacaaaaataacttGAAAGTGCGGCAGAGGGAATAAACAAAAGGGCAAGAGGAATGCATTACAATATCAAAGTGTATGGAGGCGTCATCCGAGGACTCCTGCAAGCGCTGAAATAGATGTTCCACCCCTTCTTCCTCCTGAGTCTGaggggaaaaaaaaaagaaactgagAGTATGTGACCGAAACCGATGATATGACGAAGATTGATGAAATAGAAAAGCTAAGAACACACCTTGGGTGGTGTGGGTGTTTCGGAATCCATGGGACCCAAGTCCTGTCTTGGTACCGTTCTTGCCACACTGCTGGTGCTCGACTTCGCCCCAGATGTAAGCAATACTGAAGAGCACCGTTTCCACTTCGCACTacctattaaataattttggcTTAAATATTTTTCCCTCTTCTCTTCTGATTTCgtttcattaatatatatatatatatatatatatatatatatatatatatatatatataaattataacgATATATCTCcaaataattagttatatttaacaaaaattatttatgaggATATATTCAATATATTACAACAATTCTTCCGATGATTGGAAGTTCTTAAATTTTTCCAAggcttaaaatatatttaattatatataaatataaattatagataaaaatgtaaataacatCTTTAAAGACAtgtgacaaaataaaaaatatgaaaaaatttaaaatattaattgactAAAAAACAACCCATTGataacctaataaaataaacaacaatatGGGTAAAAagataacttttatatatatatatatatatatatatatatatatatatatatatatatatatattcctgatattataataatagttgatatacaaattgaaataaatagagaaaaattattatttacgaatgaaaagaaaaaataacacttataatagttttataaaaaagtatacaaataatagataatcattatataataaataaatagttatattaTAAAAGGTAAATTATGAATAATCAATTGTAGCGAAATATTAAGTAGGTCTCCCAATTTTTATTTGAGTCAATCGAgtctttaattttgaaaaatagcaAAAATTTGACCATAATCGTTAACGACGTTAGTGAGTGTTAAGTGAACATTGACTAGGCATGttgatatgttattttttactcACATGGCTTGATCAGAAATAATGAtgtgttaaatattatatttgttgaaTAAGTTAATTAAGGAATTGGCAGAATAAGAAAGGGGCAAAAATTTGAT encodes:
- the LOC114173022 gene encoding tetratricopeptide repeat protein SKI3 isoform X1, whose product is MDSETPTPPKTQEEEGVEHLFQRLQESSDDASIHFDIGVFLWEKGEEGKEKAAEHFIQSAKLNPKNGISFKYLGHYYANVSLDTQRAIKCYQRAVVLNPDDSESGEVLCNLLDQGGNDSLEVVVCREASEMSPRAFWAFRRLGFLQVHKKKWCEAVQSLQHALRGYPTCANLWEALGLAYQRLGRFTAAIKSYGRAIELDDTMVFALVESGNIFMTLGSFSKGVEQFRQALEISPQCVPAQYGLALGLLGLAKDCINLGAYRWGASLLEEASEVARASAYFFRNFSCIWKLLADIQLAYARCYPWIDDVLELESNKEAFSVSINSWRRTCFFAARDAKFSYQRALHLSPWQANIYADIAVTSDLINSLDKCYKQDINARQIAKRMSMGALLLEGDNYEFWLALGCLSDHNALNQHALIRALQLNVSLAVAWGYLGKLYRKADEKQLARQMFDRARSIDPGLALPWASMSVESCMSRELESDEAFESCSRAVQIMPLAEFQLGLTKLALLSGHLSSSQVFGAIQQAVQHSPHYPESHNLYGLVCEARNDYKSAATFYRLARHAFNIGSWNIQNTHMRDISINLARSLSKAGNAADALQECENLNKEGALDEEGLQVYAFSLWQLGKNDLALTVARSLAVTLSSMQRTSVATSICFICRLVYYICGLDAVITSIVKMPKDLLQSSKVSFVMSAIHALDGQNRLEFVVTGSRYFLKYYEEIAGMHLLIALSKLVKNESDSLDIRSGVAHLKKAMHMFPNYSLIRNLLGYLLVTSKELNNYHVATRCCKLDHLDLSDKKGFKSAADIHGAGAVACYTTCNSSPKSTFPTCAKQCSNHPGAIRYLQKCFHQKPWNHDARYLLVLNYLQRAREQRFPQHLCGILNRLTHAALSNELYSGTGLLFQYRYFQLLLCASEVSLQCGNHMTCITHAKTASELVLPDDYLFFAHLLLCRVYAMKGDLPSFQKEYMLCLELKTDYHIGWICLKLMECRYELQIYSNDTDLNFEECVKRSGKLCDMWMAAYNLVRSMISFQKRDLFSAEEFMKQACSLAGFESCLFLCHGVICMELVRQCNGSQFLSEAVKSLSRVHELSLTPLPFVSVLVAQAEGSLGSKERWNGNLHLEWYNWPSEMRPAELYFQMHLLARELKVGPNFTSSMESSQSPLRWVIRAIHTNPSCMRYWRVLQKLME
- the LOC114173022 gene encoding tetratricopeptide repeat protein SKI3 isoform X3 produces the protein MVFALVESGNIFMTLGSFSKGVEQFRQALEISPQCVPAQYGLALGLLGLAKDCINLGAYRWGASLLEEASEVARASAYFFRNFSCIWKLLADIQLAYARCYPWIDDVLELESNKEAFSVSINSWRRTCFFAARDAKFSYQRALHLSPWQANIYADIAVTSDLINSLDKCYKQDINARQIAKRMSMGALLLEGDNYEFWLALGCLSDHNALNQHALIRALQLNVSLAVAWGYLGKLYRKADEKQLARQMFDRARSIDPGLALPWASMSVESCMSRELESDEAFESCSRAVQIMPLAEFQLGLTKLALLSGHLSSSQVFGAIQQAVQHSPHYPESHNLYGLVCEARNDYKSAATFYRLARHAFNIGSWNIQNTHMRDISINLARSLSKAGNAADALQECENLNKEGALDEEGLQVYAFSLWQLGKNDLALTVARSLAVTLSSMQRTSVATSICFICRLVYYICGLDAVITSIVKMPKDLLQSSKVSFVMSAIHALDGQNRLEFVVTGSRYFLKYYEEIAGMHLLIALSKLVKNESDSLDIRSGVAHLKKAMHMFPNYSLIRNLLGYLLVTSKELNNYHVATRCCKLDHLDLSDKKGFKSAADIHGAGAVACYTTCNSSPKSTFPTCAKQCSNHPGAIRYLQKCFHQKPWNHDARYLLVLNYLQRAREQRFPQHLCGILNRLTHAALSNELYSGTGLLFQYRYFQLLLCASEVSLQCGNHMTCITHAKTASELVLPDDYLFFAHLLLCRVYAMKGDLPSFQKEYMLCLELKTDYHIGWICLKLMECRYELQIYSNDTDLNFEECVKRSGKLCDMWMAAYNLVRSMISFQKRDLFSAEEFMKQACSLAGFESCLFLCHGVICMELVRQCNGSQFLSEAVKSLSRVHELSLTPLPFVSVLVAQAEGSLGSKERWNGNLHLEWYNWPSEMRPAELYFQMHLLARELKVGPNFTSSMESSQSPLRWVIRAIHTNPSCMRYWRVLQKLME
- the LOC114173022 gene encoding tetratricopeptide repeat protein SKI3 isoform X2 produces the protein MDSETPTPPKTQEEEGVEHLFQRLQESSDDASIHFDIGVFLWEKGEEGKEKAAEHFIQSAKLNPKNGISFKYLGHYYANVSLDTQRAIKCYQRAVVLNPDDSESGEVLCNLLDQGGNDSLEVVVCREASEMSPRAFWAFRRLGFLQVHKKKWCEAVQSLQHALRGYPTCANLWEALGLAYQRLGRFTAAIKSYGRAIELDDTMVFALVESGNIFMTLGSFSKGVEQFRQALEISPQCVPAQYGLALGLLGLAKDCINLGAYRWGASLLEEASEVARASAYFFRNFSCIWKLLADIQLAYARCYPWIDDVLELESNKEAFSVSINSWRRTCFFAARDAKFSYQRALHLSPWQANIYADIAVTSDLINSLDKCYKQDINARQIAKRMSMGALLLEGDNYEFWLALGCLSDHNALNQHALIRALQLNVSLAVAWGYLGKLYRKADEKQLARQMFDRARSIDPGLALPWASMSVESCMRELESDEAFESCSRAVQIMPLAEFQLGLTKLALLSGHLSSSQVFGAIQQAVQHSPHYPESHNLYGLVCEARNDYKSAATFYRLARHAFNIGSWNIQNTHMRDISINLARSLSKAGNAADALQECENLNKEGALDEEGLQVYAFSLWQLGKNDLALTVARSLAVTLSSMQRTSVATSICFICRLVYYICGLDAVITSIVKMPKDLLQSSKVSFVMSAIHALDGQNRLEFVVTGSRYFLKYYEEIAGMHLLIALSKLVKNESDSLDIRSGVAHLKKAMHMFPNYSLIRNLLGYLLVTSKELNNYHVATRCCKLDHLDLSDKKGFKSAADIHGAGAVACYTTCNSSPKSTFPTCAKQCSNHPGAIRYLQKCFHQKPWNHDARYLLVLNYLQRAREQRFPQHLCGILNRLTHAALSNELYSGTGLLFQYRYFQLLLCASEVSLQCGNHMTCITHAKTASELVLPDDYLFFAHLLLCRVYAMKGDLPSFQKEYMLCLELKTDYHIGWICLKLMECRYELQIYSNDTDLNFEECVKRSGKLCDMWMAAYNLVRSMISFQKRDLFSAEEFMKQACSLAGFESCLFLCHGVICMELVRQCNGSQFLSEAVKSLSRVHELSLTPLPFVSVLVAQAEGSLGSKERWNGNLHLEWYNWPSEMRPAELYFQMHLLARELKVGPNFTSSMESSQSPLRWVIRAIHTNPSCMRYWRVLQKLME